In Fulvia fulva chromosome 10, complete sequence, a single window of DNA contains:
- a CDS encoding Autophagy-related protein 2 yields the protein MSSWWQKKLLRYALRYVLQRTGLLEDHVIDLDQLDITVGKQSVIELKDVGLNVKQISKKAHLPPSLRLEVARVLSLRLTIPADIHQSSVVVEVDGIEVVARLEEEDVAHTPPQRTQRAQSPATTRTPQHRKTNRRIHSPPPYHPGALRESDDDVRAPTIQHVAKSFLMEEPMQERRQLEAQVAAESQNIEESFVSESSEGDTAGTGTGVGVPGFLSDLLQGIMDRFKLEIRNVEVKVKTDLRTYEETTVPITMRLAIGGAEVDDLAAPTGHVEKKASLKRSIQIRGISVALLSDKTVLSETSGLSSRASRQWSVPPSRAALSPTSSDHALKMAASRRTSSASARKPLLSTSILCDRAFRPTVASSSPTPEPLTSVHESLPQNLDTQDFAHADPEVPDEDTQAAVSASDIRAGDDNVSWGSRRSQSSAPAEDLWKSMVSDDDLPDSFIVDEHRVSTPKVSPSRTNSPLAGRQRRAVSPYDRSIHSPASWPRLEESPQRQRIRQGPGSWPAPDQSVHSTYDPLDQVLTDSRRDENVTDNKRVALELSEHDRGTIEPPPEPQEVIGDDMLESRFYSHEEAQSMYMSAMTGSPEMAMPGGWGSDVQSQRSSSPEVDRKLSPVDLPSLDEKTSRSQHIASGNVTPRAGSPNSPRRRTLGAGKHSVPEMVTELIYVDEMTIAVPVPGLGQTSVIDQPQQPAIPATRQNRNSPQGMPGTFSAYSEMSSSMRRGASSVYGEVNSVLFTPPEGVTSTAENTSVDVAVGAVTVRADFATCKLMHSLSTTASFAIATDGRQDSTAYVKAEPATSMALSFTIQLSHLSVSLRESVDAAIPRDHLDTSTGILDVRCRDIDVASADDTSLRIGDLAVELGGADLLTLKREERDVQASHSTASNAAAISLTVLRNRIGVNGTPVTDVALQTTRARLTFDLEQVDAAFDSFGGLSGVLELGSSFLSESGPTSSAIPKAPKGVRFAGDTEPTGSTPEVKLNARIDGATLLLRAPSCSVELRTSSLKAIYREQGAVATLEHITVSGPCLEGDVQSPLALDLASLRIEYLLTPQDKDLERLLSLLTPSKDKYDTDDDILIDTLLRQRRKGSLLRLAVGDVKLKVDDWQSLQSLTALGDDLTKLSAVTKYLPEDDRPGLLILLRVKDAEAQLPVNDRFGKLRICLQDLHLAQVGLPALLAFSLGTVKAEQVEGVQLLHPLIQQTASDNLPVIMARMLGDEAEPTVKIKVLNLCFEYSVPVILDLTGMDQEMDTEDLVVAVAQSVANLAMTDKPATLERSPGSDVSKVATKKTNIDLLIHDSAIGLTPQKLSSKALVVLSDAHISTTVPPEATVAVKLDMRKASLLITDRHLEDQITPSGPDRVSANYTNTTAKLNVVLQRQGFVSVGSLMSAEISFCATGDGVSDAKSVEVDVKNELFLLETCADSTQTLIATLGALTPPTPPNKVPKYLTEPMPIEDLVNSFTGEALPQPEPVRAAETLFDVEEDLAEDDGLDMPYSNSNLYDEPDDLLTHSALTGSLYGPISGVFGADDVDERESTIGEDYPETAESLLEDDPFEMTNEADVRMGDAALLRDLGRQCKPALSNDVIDVGLYEIEDLGYDALGCGQQALGSQHRFNAPHVGKRGRRTQAHANKIPFRLRLRDFHVIWHLYDGYDWQRTRDGIVEAVEQVELKAEERKARRRQSHNDQEDDDSVIGDFLFNSIYIGVPSDLDAQDLRRQINRGIDEDVSETASIPVSGMSRPTTYSASGGPSRQRQRRRLKLGRSKNHKISFELKGVAADVLVFPPGSGEIVSSVDLRLKAFEIFDKVPTSTWRKFLTHMTNDPRAREMAKPMFHIQLDTVKTLESHSASEFMLHVTVLPIRLHVDQDALDFITRFFEFKDESMASIEPEGERPFIQRVEVDTVDMCLDYKPKKVDYAGIRSGKTSEFMNFITLEAANIRLKRAILYGLNGFEELHPQLNGLWMPDVTRNQLPGVLAGLAPVRSLANLGMGVRDVIAIPVREYQKDGRIVRSIQKGAFQFGKTTASELARLGAKVALGTQTMLSNAEDLLSPPTERSSRPGTGRRVSGEQAWHDVASDDEEPEQRAVSAYANQPLGLLQGLRSARRHLEHDLLTAKDALIAVQGEFLESRGPGDAAAAVVKHAPTVILRPVIGATRAVGTTLLGVGNQIDRNNLRRIDDKYKRR from the exons ATGTCGTCGTGGTGGCAGAAGAAGCTGCTCCGCTACGCCCTGCGATATGTACTGCAGCGGACGGGACTGCTCGAGGATCATGTCATAGACCTGGACCAGCTGGACATCACCGTCGGCAAGCAGAGCGTCATAGAGCTGAAGGATGTTGGACTCAACGTCAAGCAGATCAGCAAGAAGGCCCACCTCCCGCCCAGTCTGCGCTTGGAGGTTGCCCGAGTCTTGTCATTACGCCTGACCATTCCAGCAGATATCCACCAGTCGAGCGTCGTGGTCGAAGTTGATGGCATAGAAGTTGTGGCTCGCTTAGAAGAGGAGGACGTCGCGCATACACCGCCGCAGCGCACACAGAGAGCTCAGTCGCCAGCCACTACACGAACGCCACAGCACCGAAAGACGAATCGTCGGATACATTCTCCTCCACCCTACCACCCAGGCGCTCTGCGAGAATCAGACGACGACGTCCGTGCTCCTACGATACAGCATGTAGCGAAATCTTTCCTCATGGAAGAGCCGATGCAAGAGCGGCGACAGCTGGAAGCGCAGGTAGCAGCCGAGAGCCAGAACATCGAAGAGTCGTTCGTCAGTGAAAGCAGTGAGGGCGACACGGCAGGTACGGGCACGGGTGTTGGAGTACCTGGATTCCTGAGCGACTTGTTGCAAGGCATCATGGACAGGTTCAAGCTTGAGATCCGGAACGTGGAGGTGAAGGTCAAGACCGACTTGCGGACATATGAAGAGACAACCGTACCCATCACGATGAGACTGGCGATAGGCGGCGCCGAAGTCGATGATCTGGCTGCACCGACTGGCCATGTCGAGAAGAAAGCAAGTCTCAAAAGATCGATACAAATCCGTGGCATCTCAGTGGCTCTGCTATCGGACAAGACTGTGCTGTCGGAGACCTCGGGGCTCAGCAGTCGCGCCTCAAGACAATGGAGTGTACCGCCCTCTCGCGCAGCATTATCGCCAACATCAAGCGACCATGCCTTGAAGATGGCTGCTAGCCGACGGACATCCTCTGCCTCAGCCAGGAAACCCCTACTTTCCACTAGCATTTTGTGCGACCGTGCCTTTCGCCCTACCGTTGCATCTTCTTCACCAACTCCAGAGCCTTTAACTTCGGTGCACGAAAGTCTCCCGCAAAATTTGGATACCCAAGACTTTGCGCATGCGGATCCTGAAGTGCCCGATGAAGATACGCAGGCTGCGGTCTCAGCATCTGATATACGCGCCGGCGACGACAACGTCAGCTGGGGCTCGCGTAGAAGTCAAAGTAGTGCTCCGGCAGAGGACCTCTGGAAGTCCATGGTCAGCGACGATGACTTGCCCGATTCGTTCATCGTCGATGAACATCGAGTTTCAACGCCGAAGGTCAGCCCATCAAGGACCAACAGCCCTTTGGCTGGCAGACAGCGGCGGGCTGTCTCGCCCTACGACCGCAGCATTCATAGTCCGGCATCTTGGCCAAGACTCGAAGAAAGCCCGCAACGCCAACGAATTCGTCAAGGTCCAGGGTCCTGGCCCGCGCCTGACCAAAGCGTTCACAGCACATATGACCCGCTGGACCAGGTATTGACCGATTCAAGACGCGATGAGAACGTTACAGACAACAAGCGAGTGGCTCTGGAGCTGTCAGAGCATGATCGTGGAACAATCGAGCCTCCTCCTGAACCCCAAGAGGTGATCGGCGACGATATGCTAGAGTCCAGGTTTTACAGTCATGAGGAGGCGCAGAGCATGTACATGAGCGCCATGACGGGAAGCCCAGAAATGGCTATGCCTGGTGGGTGGGGCTCAGATGTGCAGAGTCAACGGTCGAGCTCACCAGAGGTCGACCGGAAGCTGTCACCAGTAGACTTGCCATCTCTTGACGAGAAGACCTCAAGGTCCCAGCACATCGCCTCTGGAAATGTGACACCACGAGCTGGTAGTCCCAATTCCCCGCGCAGACGTACGTTGGGCGCTGGAAAGCACTCTGTTCCCGAAATGGTTACAGAGCTGATATACGTGGATGAGATGACCATCGCAGTGCCAGTGCCAGGACTTGGTCAAACTTCAGTTATCGATCAACCTCAACAGCCGGCAATACCCGCGACGCGTCAAAACAGGAACTCACCTCAAGGTATGCCCGGCACTTTCTCTGCTTACTCGGAGATGAGCAGTTCGATGCGCCGTGGTGCCAGCTCGGTGTATGGTGAGGTCAACAGTGTGCTGTTCACGCCTCCTGAAGGGGTCACATCTACTGCGGAAAATACGTCTGTGGATGTTGCAGTCGGCGCAGTCACAGTCCGAGCGGATTTTGCAACGTGTAAGCTGATGCACTCTTTGTCAACCACAGCAAGCTTCGCCATCGCTACTGATGGTAGACAAGACTCTACGGCGTATGTGAAGGCAGAGCCGGCCACAAGTATGGCCCTGTCCTTCACGATACAGCTCAGCCACCTTTCGGTGTCGCTTCGAGAATCCGTGGATGCCGCCATTCCGAGGGATCACCTAGACACATCCACTGGCATTCTTGACGTCCGTTGTCGTGACATTGATGTTGCTTCCGCAGATGACACAAGCCTGCGCATTGGCGATCTCGCGGTTGAGCTGGGAGGCGCTGACCTACTTACTCTGAAACGCGAAGAGAGAGATGTTCAGGCTTCACATTCTACAGCGAGCAACGCTGCGGCCATCAGTCTTACGGTGCTACGGAATCGCATTGGCGTCAACGGGACACCAGTCACCGATGTGGCTCTTCAGACGACCCGCGCCCGCTTGACATTCGATCTTGAACAAGTTGACGCAGCGTTTGATTCGTTCGGAGGCCTAAGCGGTGTTCTGGAATTGGGTAGCTCCTTCCTATCAGAAAGTGGTCCTACTTCATCAGCAATTCCCAAGGCGCCAAAGGGCGTACGCTTTGCGGGTGATACAGAGCCCACCGGCTCCACTCCAGAAGTCAAGCTCAATGCCCGGATAGATGGCGCGACATTGCTCCTGCGTGCTCCATCCTGCTCAGTGGAGCTGCGAACGAGCAGCTTGAAAGCCATATATAGAGAACAGGGCGCTGTAGCAACGCTCGAGCACATCACGGTCAGTGGCCCATGTCTGGAAGGTGATGTCCAAAGTCCACTGGCACTGGATCTGGCTTCACTCAGAATAGAATACTTGCTCACGCCACAAGACAAGGATCTGGAGCGCCTATTGTCCTTGCTCACGCCCTCTAAGGACAAGTACGATACCGATGATGACATACTCATTGACACACTGCTACGGCAGCGTCGAAAGGGAAGTCTATTGCGCCTCGCGGTTGGGGACGTCAAGCTTAAGGTGGATGACTGGCAGAGCCTTCAGTCGCTGACAGCTCTTGGTGACGACCTCACAAAACTGTCTGCCGTCACGAAGTATCTACCGGAGGATGACAGGCCTGGACTGTTGATTCTGCTACGTGTCAAGGATGCAGAAGCTCAGCTGCCTGTCAACGACCGTTTTGGCAAGCTCCGCATTTGTCTCCAAGATCTACACCTGGCACAGGTTGGTCTACCAGCACTTCTCGCGTTCTCGCTCGGCACTGTCAAAGCCGAGCAAGTTGAAGGTGTACAGCTGCTTCATCCACTGATACAGCAAACCGCATCTGATAACCTACCAGTCATTATGGCTCGGATGTTGGGCGACGAGGCAGAGCCTACTGTCAAGATCAAGGTACTCAATCTTTGTTTCGAATATAGTGTACCTGTCATTCTCGACCTCACGGGGATGGACCAGGAAATGGATACAGAGGATCTGGTCGTTGCTGTGGCGCAATCAGTGGCAAACCTGGCGATGACAGACAAGCCTGCCACACTGGAGCGAAGTCCCGGTAGTGATGTGTCAAAGGTGGCTACCAAGAAGACCAATATCGATCTGCTTATACACGATTCTGCCATCGGTTTGACGCCGCAGAAGCTGTCCTCCAAAGCGCTTGTTGTCTTGTCTGATGCCCACATCTCCACCACTGTACCGCCGGAAGCAACAGTGGCTGTCAAATTAGATATGCGGAAGGCCTCTCTCCTCATCACGGATCGCCACCTCGAGGACCAGATCACGCCATCAGGCCCTGACCGTGTTTCAGCCAACTACACGAACACCACTGCGAAACTGAATGTCGTGCTGCAGCGACAAGGATTCGTGTCTGTGGGCTCATTGATGTCAGCAGAGATCAGCTTTTGCGCAACAGGAGATGGCGTCTCAGACGCGAAATCCGTTGAGGTCGATGTCAAGAACGAGCTGTTCTTACTCGAGACTTGCGCAGACTCCACGCAGACTCTCATCGCGACTCTTGGTGCTTTGACACCGCCAACGCCCCCCAACAAGGTCCCAAAGTACCTGACGGAGCCGATGCCAATCGAGGACCTCGTCAACTCCTTCACTGGCGAGGCTTTACCACAGCCAGAACCTGTACGTGCCGCTGAAACACTGTTCGACGTCGAGGAGGACCTTGCCGAGGATGATGGCTTGGATATGCCGTATAGCAACTCCAACTTGTACGATGAGCCTGATGATCTTCTTACACATTCAGCATTGACGGGAAGTCTATATGGACCGATCAGTGGCGTTTTTGGTGCGGACGACGTTGACGAGCGAGAAAGCACCATTGGTGAAGACTATCCTGAGACGGCTGAAAGTCTTCTAGAGGATGACCCGTTTGAGATGACCAACGAGGCAGATGTGCGCATGGGAGATGCGGCTCTCCTCAGAGATCTCGGACGACAGTGCAAGCCTGCACTCAGCAATGACGTGATCGATGTTGGCCTATATGAGATAGAAGATCTGGGCTACGATGCTCTGGGCTGTGGCCAACAAGCGCTTGGCTCTCAACACCGTTTCAACGCACCGCACGTGGGTAAGCGTGGCCGACGAACGCAAGCCCACGCCAACAAGATACCTTTCAGGCTACGCTTGCGCGACTTCCATGTTATATGGCATCTCTACGATGGCTATGACTGGCAGCGCACTCGTGACGGCATCGTGGAAGCAGTGGAGCAAGTGGAACTCAAGGCAGAGGAGCGCAAAGCCAGACGCCGACAATCACACAACGACCAAGAAGACGACGATTCGGTCATCGGCGACTTCCTCTTCAACTCTATCTACATTGGAGTGCCATCTGATCTTGATGCTCAAGATCTTAGGCGACAGATCAATCGTGGCATAGACGAGGATGTAAGCGAGACCGCCAGCATCCCAGTCTCGGGCATGTCGAGACCCACGACGTATTCTGCGTCTGGCGGACCATCTCGGCAGCGACAACGTAGACGACTCAAGCTTGGTCGTAGCAAGAACCACAAGATCTCGTTCGAGCTGAAAGGTGTCGCCGCTGATGTTTTAGTCTTCCCTCCCGGCAGTGGCGAGATTGTCAGCTCTGTCGACCTTCGCCTGAAAGCATTCGAGATCTTCGACAAGGTGCCGACTTCCACTTGGCGAAAGTTCTTGACACACATGACCAACGACCCACGAGCCAGAGAAATGGCGAAGCCTATGTTTCACATTCAGCTGGACACCGTGAAGACACTCGAAAGCCACTCCGCATCGGAGTTCATGCTGCACGTCACTGTGCTGCCTATCAGACTGCATGTCGATCAAGACGCACTTGACTTCATCACCAGGTTCTTCGAATTCAAAGACGAGTCCATGGCAAGTATTGAGCCTGAGGGCGAGAGACCTTTCATTCAACGAGTCGAGGTCGACACTGTTGACATGTGTCTCGACTACAAGCCCAAGAAAGTGGACTACGCAGGCATCAGATCTGGCAAGACTTCAGAGTTCATGAACTTCATCACCTTGGAAGCTGCAAACATCCGCCTGAAGCGCGCCATCCTGTACGGGCTGAACGGCTTCGAAGAGCTTCATCCTCAGCTGAATGGTCTCTGGATGCCAGACGTCACACGCAATCAGCTACCTGGCGTGCTGGCCGGTCTGGCGCCTGTCCGAAGTCTGGCAAATCTTGGCATGGGTGTTCGAGATGTGATCGCCATTCCAGTACGTGAGTATCAGAAAGATGGCCGTATCGTCAGGAGCATCCAGAAGGGCGCCTTCCAATTTGGCAAGACTACGGCATCGGAGCTCGCTCGACTAGGCGCAAAGGTTGCTCTCGGCACACAGACTATGCTTTCGAATGCCGAGGACTTGCTGTCGCCACCAACCGAGCGCTCCAGTCGACCCGGTACTGGTCGTCGTGTCTCTGGCGAACAAGCGTGGCATGATGTCGCATCTGACGACGAAGAGCCCGAACAGCGGGCGGTATCAGCTTATGCCAATCAGCCACTCGGACTGCTACAAGGTCTACGTTCGGCTCGGCGTCACCTCGAGCATGATCTGCTGACTGCGAAGGACGCACTTATTGCTGTACAGGGAGAGTTCCTTGAAAGTCGCGGACCGGGAGATGCTGCCGCCGCCGTGGTCAAGCATGCTCCAACTGTCATCCTCAGACCAGTGATCGGAGCCACTCGAGCTGTGGGCACGACTCTATTGGGTGTTGGCAACCAAATCGATCGTAATAACTTGCGACGAATTGACGAT AAATACAAACGAAGATAA